One Roseofilum casamattae BLCC-M143 genomic region harbors:
- a CDS encoding PP2C family protein-serine/threonine phosphatase, with translation MKRIFTGLTDKGQVRSANQDAFYYDDPEGRFFVVADGMGGHAGGEQASQLATAKIKDYLLAHWDSDKPSDSLLKAALLNANQAILEDQRKHPERSDMGTTAVVLLFRAEQKGGEEEPWVAHIGDSRLYRLRGHHLTQETEDHTWVAKGMASGMLTPEQARAHPWRHVLSQCLGREDTEESDIDVDSLDLKEGDRLLLCSDGLTEELPDGEILNTLKSIRACNFAAEQLIAIANEKGGRDNITVIIIALEAS, from the coding sequence ACGGGTCTGACCGATAAGGGGCAAGTTCGTTCTGCTAATCAAGATGCCTTTTACTATGACGATCCCGAAGGCCGCTTTTTTGTCGTCGCTGATGGTATGGGAGGACATGCTGGGGGAGAACAAGCCAGTCAATTGGCGACCGCAAAAATCAAGGACTATTTGCTGGCCCATTGGGATTCAGATAAACCTTCCGATAGTTTGCTCAAAGCGGCCCTGCTGAATGCGAATCAAGCTATCCTCGAAGATCAACGCAAACATCCCGAACGTTCGGATATGGGGACGACGGCAGTAGTGCTCTTGTTCCGAGCAGAGCAAAAAGGAGGCGAGGAAGAACCTTGGGTGGCTCATATTGGAGATTCTCGCCTCTATCGGTTGCGCGGACATCATCTGACTCAAGAGACCGAAGACCATACCTGGGTGGCGAAAGGCATGGCTTCTGGAATGCTGACCCCAGAACAAGCTCGCGCTCACCCCTGGCGACACGTTCTCTCTCAATGTTTGGGCCGCGAAGATACGGAGGAGAGCGATATTGATGTAGACTCTTTAGACCTGAAAGAAGGCGATCGCCTTTTACTCTGCAGCGATGGTCTGACCGAAGAGTTACCCGATGGCGAAATTTTGAATACGCTTAAGTCGATCCGTGCTTGTAATTTTGCTGCCGAGCAACTGATTGCTATTGCAAAT